From a region of the Chloroflexota bacterium genome:
- a CDS encoding alpha/beta hydrolase, with amino-acid sequence MRLALTIIILPIVLLALASAAMLVLPAPNFIFFQLGIAAQEWAPWFLLVLLVSLGLLFGFAPPTGLARLLNRLVGFGAMLSFFVIAGMLIRGLLTDLRVRSNQPRVVAAGPGTFRLSQFALGDPAPQGLLREQNTVYAEVAGESLLVDVYVPPTTPINAPALIVVHGGSWRGGAKGDIPAWNRWAAGQGYVVFDVSYRLAPQAQFPAAVSDVKCAIGYVRRNAERFGIDPQRLGLVGRSAGAQLVLIAAYSDATIAPSCDAPDTSVRAVVSYYAPTRLDYYNVIKPELAPGALDDYLGGPPEAHAEAYRQARPANWVGQNTPATLLLHGGRDQFIRPLDADVMADALEQANRPFTMIELPLANHGFDFNLNGVSNQQVQPYVAQFLAEALR; translated from the coding sequence GTGCGTCTAGCCTTAACCATCATTATTCTGCCGATTGTGCTGCTGGCTTTGGCAAGTGCCGCGATGTTGGTCTTGCCAGCTCCCAATTTTATTTTTTTCCAGCTAGGAATTGCCGCCCAAGAATGGGCACCATGGTTTTTACTGGTCTTATTGGTTAGTCTGGGGTTGTTGTTTGGCTTTGCGCCGCCCACAGGCTTGGCTCGTTTGCTCAATCGACTGGTTGGTTTTGGAGCGATGCTGAGCTTTTTTGTGATTGCTGGGATGTTAATTCGTGGTTTGCTGACCGATCTGCGGGTGCGTTCGAATCAGCCGAGGGTGGTTGCAGCTGGGCCTGGTACATTTCGGCTTAGCCAATTTGCCTTGGGTGATCCTGCGCCGCAAGGTCTGCTGCGTGAGCAAAATACCGTTTATGCTGAGGTTGCTGGTGAATCGTTGTTGGTTGATGTGTATGTGCCGCCGACAACCCCAATCAATGCTCCAGCTTTAATTGTGGTGCATGGTGGTTCGTGGCGGGGTGGCGCAAAAGGCGATATTCCCGCTTGGAATCGTTGGGCAGCAGGTCAAGGCTATGTGGTGTTTGATGTAAGCTATCGTTTAGCGCCCCAAGCTCAGTTTCCGGCAGCGGTTAGCGATGTTAAATGTGCAATTGGCTATGTGCGCCGCAACGCCGAGCGCTTCGGGATCGATCCCCAGCGCTTGGGGTTGGTTGGGCGTTCAGCCGGAGCACAATTGGTGCTGATTGCAGCCTATTCTGATGCCACAATTGCTCCAAGTTGTGATGCGCCTGACACCAGCGTGCGAGCGGTGGTCAGCTATTACGCGCCGACGCGGCTTGATTATTATAATGTGATCAAGCCTGAATTAGCGCCTGGCGCGTTGGATGATTACCTTGGTGGGCCGCCCGAAGCTCATGCTGAAGCCTATCGCCAAGCGCGTCCGGCTAACTGGGTCGGTCAAAATACCCCAGCCACCTTATTGTTGCACGGCGGGCGTGATCAATTTATTCGCCCGTTAGATGCTGATGTGATGGCTGATGCCTTGGAGCAAGCTAACCGTCCATTTACCATGATTGAATTACCCTTAGCCAATCATGGCTTTGATTTCAACTTAAATGGCGTGAGTAACCAACAAGTGCAGCCTTATGTGGCCCAATTTTTGGCCGAAGCGTTGCGATAA
- a CDS encoding DUF899 domain-containing protein has product MTKSEPQPIAFVTDSTSAMPNIVDRANFQATVDRLRSREKAHTREADAIAAERRRLPMVELDPLTQLVGKHGTVPLIEAFEGRQQLMVAYMMWHEGKTAAEQCPGCTMVISHANQLGYLHTRDVTLAVLCQGPFEPSNRYREFMGWTMPWYSVPEASVETLIAGRHFGMWACYLRKGNRVFETYWTTDRGCELMGSSFAMLDMTVYGRQEVWQQVPAGWPQPFDNTMCLPSTLQNDNPLAHRPIAQWSRVAEGHADQLQPSTNEAAI; this is encoded by the coding sequence ATGACCAAGAGTGAACCACAGCCCATCGCCTTCGTAACGGACAGCACTTCAGCCATGCCCAATATTGTTGATCGGGCAAATTTCCAAGCGACCGTTGATCGCTTGCGAAGCCGCGAAAAGGCCCATACTCGCGAGGCTGATGCAATTGCCGCCGAGCGTCGCCGCCTGCCGATGGTTGAGCTTGATCCATTAACTCAGTTGGTTGGCAAGCACGGAACGGTTCCGCTAATTGAAGCTTTTGAAGGTCGCCAGCAACTGATGGTCGCCTATATGATGTGGCACGAGGGCAAAACCGCCGCTGAACAATGCCCGGGGTGCACAATGGTTATTAGCCATGCCAACCAATTAGGCTACCTGCATACCCGCGATGTGACGCTGGCCGTGTTGTGCCAAGGGCCATTCGAGCCAAGTAACCGCTACCGCGAATTTATGGGCTGGACCATGCCCTGGTATTCCGTTCCCGAAGCCTCGGTCGAAACCTTGATCGCTGGTCGCCATTTTGGCATGTGGGCTTGTTATTTGCGGAAAGGCAATCGCGTATTTGAAACGTATTGGACGACCGACCGTGGCTGTGAGTTGATGGGCAGCTCATTTGCCATGCTCGACATGACGGTGTATGGTCGCCAAGAAGTTTGGCAACAAGTACCAGCAGGTTGGCCACAACCATTTGACAACACCATGTGTCTGCCAAGCACACTCCAGAACGATAATCCTTTGGCGCATCGGCCAATTGCGCAATGGTCGCGGGTTGCCGAAGGTCATGCTGATCAACTCCAGCCCTCAACAAACGAAGCCGCAATCTAG
- a CDS encoding alpha/beta hydrolase, with amino-acid sequence MLVKSGYAPIHDLQLYYEIHGSGQPLVLLHGGLGGIGMFADLLPALTEQYQVIGVELQGHARTNDIPRPLSYAAMADDVAAVIQYLGFSQVDVAGFSLGGGVALQTAIRHQQLVGKLIVISATFRDTGWYPEVRTAIGQLDEAVAAAMVESIPYKFYQEYAPNPANWAQLVCKTGAMGKQSFDWGSDVAKLQSPCLVVQGDADSIPLRHAIEFFELLGGPQSHNPEQRSKSQLAILPNINHFNIIDRIDLLMPVINSFLAG; translated from the coding sequence ATGTTGGTAAAAAGTGGCTATGCCCCAATTCACGATCTTCAGCTCTACTATGAGATTCATGGCAGCGGTCAGCCGTTAGTTTTGTTGCACGGCGGATTGGGCGGAATTGGCATGTTTGCAGATTTACTACCAGCGCTGACTGAACAATATCAAGTGATTGGCGTTGAACTCCAAGGCCATGCTCGAACGAACGATATACCACGACCATTAAGTTATGCTGCTATGGCCGATGATGTAGCAGCAGTAATCCAATATCTTGGGTTTAGCCAGGTTGATGTAGCAGGTTTCTCGCTAGGTGGTGGGGTCGCACTCCAAACCGCAATTCGCCATCAGCAGTTGGTAGGCAAATTAATCGTCATCTCTGCGACATTCCGTGATACCGGCTGGTATCCGGAAGTACGCACAGCTATCGGACAGCTCGATGAGGCTGTGGCAGCAGCAATGGTCGAATCAATACCCTATAAATTTTATCAGGAATATGCGCCGAATCCGGCTAATTGGGCGCAACTCGTTTGCAAAACAGGGGCAATGGGCAAGCAATCTTTTGATTGGGGCAGCGATGTTGCTAAGCTTCAAAGCCCATGCTTAGTAGTCCAAGGTGACGCAGATAGTATCCCGCTCCGTCATGCGATTGAATTTTTTGAACTACTTGGCGGACCACAATCGCATAATCCAGAGCAACGCAGCAAGTCGCAGTTGGCAATTTTGCCAAATATCAACCACTTCAACATCATCGACCGCATCGATCTGCTAATGCCAGTTATCAATTCTTTTTTAGCTGGCTAG
- a CDS encoding HNH endonuclease, which produces MSKTLNCEVFDKGDGEYFDWMDDYPQGFILNVGRSLGVSLVVVHRSKCTHIGRGPGMDEGAFTKRTQIKIAALEVDELVRWRNRERPAAEIQYCPTCNAPKSTLNEYHPDELDSQTGLWEGIKTQVVVNWYERSIQARQRCIAHYGTRCLVCELDFVERYGPIGEGFIHVHHIKPLASINAGYQVDPINDLRPVCPNCHAMLHRGKEQPLTIEELRALLNR; this is translated from the coding sequence ATGAGTAAAACCCTAAATTGTGAAGTATTTGATAAAGGTGATGGCGAGTATTTTGATTGGATGGATGACTATCCACAAGGCTTTATTTTAAATGTAGGGAGATCGTTGGGTGTGTCATTGGTTGTTGTGCATCGTTCAAAGTGTACCCATATTGGGCGTGGCCCAGGCATGGATGAGGGTGCATTTACCAAACGTACCCAGATCAAAATTGCTGCGCTTGAGGTTGATGAATTAGTGAGATGGCGTAATCGTGAGCGCCCTGCCGCTGAGATTCAATATTGTCCTACCTGTAATGCTCCTAAATCAACCTTAAATGAATATCACCCTGATGAGCTTGATTCGCAAACTGGGCTTTGGGAAGGGATTAAGACGCAGGTTGTGGTCAATTGGTATGAACGGAGTATCCAGGCTCGCCAACGCTGTATTGCCCACTATGGCACACGTTGTTTGGTTTGTGAGCTTGATTTTGTTGAGCGTTATGGCCCAATTGGTGAAGGCTTTATTCATGTGCATCATATCAAGCCATTAGCCTCGATTAATGCAGGGTATCAGGTTGATCCGATTAACGATCTCCGTCCCGTTTGCCCAAATTGTCACGCCATGCTGCATCGTGGTAAAGAGCAACCACTAACTATCGAAGAATTACGGGCTTTGCTCAATCGTTAA
- a CDS encoding GNAT family N-acetyltransferase, with translation MHLIQRVFQPEHDQPAMLALASANPDQHMRSIDLPYRLSSWALDDPANIAIWQTDTGQIVGWAALQVPFWMIDLVWHPDAPLSLYRTMLEWADQRAQQLIGTNHARPAWFVSVFEQQHALRELLTTQGFADQSTVEQDPWSKYLFRRGNQAPSPVSLPAGISIRPLAGMAEIAAYTNLHRAVFESTSMTEDWRANTLKQPSYRAELDLVAVDQTGALAGFCIGWFNQHGFAGKPSGQIEPLGVRADLRQQGVAQALLAENFRRMLALGAEQIFVETDNYRGAAFNLYETVGFAIHAHALVYRKDYAA, from the coding sequence ATGCATCTTATTCAGCGGGTTTTTCAGCCTGAGCACGACCAACCTGCAATGCTCGCCTTAGCCAGTGCCAACCCCGATCAACACATGCGAAGCATCGATCTGCCCTATCGCCTAAGTTCGTGGGCGCTCGATGACCCCGCCAATATTGCTATTTGGCAGACTGATACAGGCCAAATCGTCGGTTGGGCTGCCTTACAAGTGCCATTTTGGATGATCGATTTGGTTTGGCATCCAGATGCACCGCTTAGTTTATATCGCACAATGTTGGAGTGGGCCGATCAACGCGCACAGCAATTAATCGGCACAAATCATGCTCGACCAGCCTGGTTTGTTAGTGTTTTTGAGCAGCAACACGCATTACGCGAATTGCTAACAACCCAAGGTTTTGCCGATCAAAGTACTGTTGAACAAGATCCGTGGTCAAAATATTTATTTCGGCGTGGCAACCAAGCTCCAAGCCCTGTTTCGTTGCCCGCAGGTATTAGCATTCGGCCACTTGCAGGAATGGCTGAAATCGCTGCTTATACCAATTTGCATCGAGCGGTTTTTGAAAGCACCAGCATGACCGAAGACTGGCGAGCCAACACGCTCAAACAACCAAGCTATCGCGCTGAATTAGATTTAGTGGCGGTCGATCAAACTGGCGCGTTGGCTGGCTTTTGTATTGGCTGGTTCAATCAACACGGCTTTGCTGGCAAACCAAGTGGTCAGATCGAGCCGCTTGGAGTACGAGCGGATCTGCGGCAGCAGGGCGTTGCCCAAGCCTTACTTGCTGAAAACTTCCGGCGTATGCTAGCCCTCGGAGCCGAACAGATCTTCGTTGAGACCGATAATTATCGCGGAGCAGCCTTTAATTTATACGAAACTGTTGGTTTTGCAATTCATGCGCATGCCTTGGTGTATCGTAAAGATTATGCAGCCTAG
- a CDS encoding LuxR C-terminal-related transcriptional regulator yields MRSHLIQRLEAASHASLNLISAPAGFGKSSLLSAWHATSQRPMAWLALDERDNDPSRFFSYVVHALQTLIPRLSSASLGLIQTQPPAIEQALTNLINELSDVGSSVSLVLDDYHVIENHAIDQALSFLLEHLPASLRLIIATREDPNLPLARLRARGQLHELRSADLRFSLDEAQVFLNQAMGLALSPADVAALEARTEGWIAGLQLAALSMQQQTDRSRFIASFSGSHHFVMDYLLEEVLQQQTPAIQQFLLQTSILNRMSGSLCDALISNSTNSGQQMLEQLEQANMFIVPLDHERRWYRYHHLFSELLRQRLQRSLAQQATTSLEQLHIQASIWFEANELELEAFEHAAAANDTERAERLIEGKRVPLQFQGALLPIMAWLQGLPTNVLNQRPSLWVTAASIWLATGQVNGIEQRLQAAEQAIDQHPLTPKLNDLIGRIAAIRGTLALSQNDASQIIAQSKRALEYLAIDNLSFRTSTVWKLGYAYQLQGKRSAAKQAYEQAISIGQRSGNLVTVVLASIGLGNLQESDNQLKLAAITYQQVLEASRQLALPAANCGAELGLARIYYQWNQLDQAEQHYQRALQAAQLLQHTDREVACYVIKARLLIAQNQLDQASLLLEQASIAAQQHRHTTQPAKIAAEQVRIALMRGQMQQASQIAQTHQIPISQAQVFLAQQQPSAALALLQPALTIAQTNGWHDQSLWIKVLQSLALAALEDYAQAQQVLKPSLISAEPEGFVRVFLDQGRAIQNLLSHINLTTSLKNYVNQILTHFTTERMPQLYPTTPSLPDMLSQRELEILSLIAQGHSNQAICQQLHLALDTVKGHNRRIFEKLQVQRRTEAVARARELGLLSQ; encoded by the coding sequence ATGCGATCGCATTTAATTCAACGGTTAGAGGCCGCCAGCCATGCCAGCCTGAATTTGATTTCGGCTCCAGCTGGTTTTGGCAAAAGTAGCTTGCTCAGCGCTTGGCATGCCACAAGCCAACGCCCAATGGCTTGGTTGGCGCTCGACGAACGTGATAATGACCCAAGTCGCTTTTTTAGTTACGTTGTGCATGCCTTGCAAACGCTGATTCCAAGATTAAGTTCGGCAAGTTTAGGATTAATTCAAACCCAACCGCCAGCTATCGAACAAGCGCTGACCAACTTGATCAACGAATTAAGCGATGTTGGCAGCTCGGTTAGTTTGGTACTTGACGATTATCATGTGATCGAAAACCATGCGATCGATCAAGCCCTCAGCTTTTTACTGGAACACTTACCAGCTTCGTTACGCTTGATCATTGCTACTCGCGAAGATCCCAACTTGCCCTTGGCGCGGCTACGGGCACGCGGCCAATTGCACGAACTGCGCAGCGCTGATCTGCGATTTAGCCTCGACGAAGCCCAAGTTTTCCTTAACCAAGCGATGGGTTTAGCGCTAAGTCCTGCTGATGTAGCGGCCTTAGAAGCCCGAACCGAAGGCTGGATCGCTGGCTTACAATTGGCGGCGCTTTCAATGCAACAGCAAACTGATCGCAGTCGTTTTATCGCTTCGTTCAGTGGTAGCCATCATTTTGTGATGGATTATTTGCTGGAAGAAGTCTTGCAACAGCAAACTCCAGCAATCCAGCAATTTCTTTTGCAAACCTCAATTCTCAATCGGATGTCTGGCTCGTTGTGTGATGCGCTGATCAGCAATAGCACAAATTCAGGCCAGCAGATGCTCGAACAGCTTGAGCAGGCCAATATGTTTATTGTGCCGCTCGATCATGAGCGGCGTTGGTATCGCTATCACCATTTATTTAGCGAATTGTTGCGCCAGCGGCTCCAACGCAGTTTAGCCCAACAAGCGACTACCAGCCTTGAACAATTGCATATTCAGGCCAGCATTTGGTTCGAGGCAAATGAACTAGAGCTTGAGGCCTTCGAGCATGCCGCCGCCGCCAACGATACCGAACGAGCCGAACGCTTGATCGAAGGTAAACGGGTTCCGCTGCAATTTCAAGGGGCGCTCTTGCCAATTATGGCTTGGTTGCAAGGATTACCAACCAACGTGCTCAACCAACGGCCATCACTTTGGGTTACAGCAGCCTCAATTTGGTTGGCAACCGGCCAGGTTAATGGCATCGAGCAACGACTGCAAGCGGCGGAACAAGCCATCGATCAACATCCATTAACGCCTAAATTAAACGATTTAATTGGGCGAATTGCCGCAATTCGAGGCACGCTCGCACTTAGTCAAAACGATGCAAGCCAAATTATCGCTCAATCCAAACGTGCCTTGGAATATCTCGCTATCGATAATCTCTCGTTTCGCACTTCGACGGTTTGGAAATTGGGCTATGCCTATCAGTTGCAAGGCAAGCGCAGTGCTGCCAAGCAAGCCTATGAGCAAGCGATTAGCATCGGTCAACGCTCGGGCAATTTGGTCACGGTTGTGTTGGCATCAATCGGCTTGGGCAATCTCCAAGAAAGTGACAATCAACTCAAACTCGCGGCCATAACCTACCAACAGGTACTTGAGGCTAGTCGTCAGTTGGCCTTGCCTGCGGCTAACTGCGGAGCCGAGCTAGGTTTAGCCCGCATTTATTATCAATGGAATCAACTTGATCAGGCAGAGCAGCATTATCAACGAGCCTTGCAAGCAGCTCAATTATTGCAACACACTGATCGCGAAGTGGCTTGTTATGTGATTAAGGCGCGGTTGTTGATTGCCCAAAATCAGCTTGACCAAGCAAGTTTATTGTTAGAGCAAGCAAGCATTGCCGCTCAACAGCATCGCCATACCACCCAACCAGCCAAAATCGCCGCCGAGCAAGTACGAATTGCATTAATGCGTGGCCAAATGCAACAAGCTAGCCAAATAGCGCAAACGCATCAGATTCCAATCAGCCAAGCCCAAGTTTTTTTGGCGCAACAGCAACCAAGCGCAGCCTTGGCACTGTTACAACCAGCCCTCACAATCGCCCAAACCAATGGCTGGCATGATCAAAGTTTATGGATCAAAGTATTGCAAAGTTTAGCGTTGGCTGCGCTTGAAGATTACGCCCAAGCCCAACAAGTGCTCAAACCAAGCTTAATCAGTGCTGAACCTGAAGGTTTTGTGCGGGTGTTCCTCGATCAAGGGCGAGCAATCCAAAATCTGTTGAGCCATATCAATTTAACGACTTCCTTAAAAAATTATGTCAATCAAATCTTAACTCATTTTACAACCGAACGAATGCCCCAGCTTTATCCCACAACTCCAAGCTTGCCTGACATGCTTAGCCAACGTGAGCTAGAAATATTGAGCTTAATCGCACAAGGCCACTCCAATCAAGCAATCTGCCAACAATTGCATCTTGCTTTGGATACGGTTAAAGGCCACAATCGGCGGATTTTCGAGAAACTTCAGGTTCAGCGTCGTACCGAAGCGGTGGCGCGTGCCCGCGAATTAGGCTTACTCAGCCAATAA
- a CDS encoding NAD(P)-dependent alcohol dehydrogenase yields the protein MQAIIYREYGSADVLRLSEVARPTPAENQVLIKVYMTALNAADWRLMSGKPFPVRFMTGLFKPKKGIPGTDVAGVIEAVGRNVTQFKVGDAVFGDLSGCGAGGLGQYVCAPEHVLVLKPEQLSFEQAAAAPMAAVTALQGLRQGGIAAGHKVLIYGASGGIGTFAVQLAKHFGAIVTAVSSAAKHDLLRSLGADQVLDYAKDDFARNGQLYDLILGVNGHRSIFDYKRSLAPQGRYVMVGGEMSQIFQAIALGKLLSIGSQKQLSNLFAKPNQTDLAKIGFLLANGDIKAMIDQRYPLAEAPAAMRYLQAGHAKGKIMIELQATTVQSLEQTV from the coding sequence ATGCAAGCAATTATCTATCGTGAATATGGCTCAGCCGATGTGTTGCGGCTCAGCGAAGTAGCCCGCCCAACCCCTGCTGAAAATCAAGTCTTAATTAAAGTGTATATGACAGCCCTTAACGCCGCCGATTGGCGCTTGATGTCTGGCAAGCCCTTCCCAGTACGCTTTATGACGGGCTTATTCAAGCCTAAAAAAGGTATTCCTGGCACCGATGTGGCCGGAGTTATCGAAGCCGTCGGGCGTAACGTCACTCAATTTAAAGTCGGCGATGCGGTGTTTGGCGATCTTTCGGGCTGCGGTGCTGGTGGCTTAGGCCAATATGTTTGTGCTCCCGAACATGTGCTGGTGCTCAAGCCAGAGCAGCTAAGTTTTGAACAAGCTGCTGCCGCGCCCATGGCTGCGGTCACAGCCTTACAAGGCCTGCGCCAAGGCGGCATTGCCGCAGGTCACAAGGTCTTGATTTATGGAGCTTCAGGCGGAATTGGCACCTTTGCGGTACAACTTGCTAAACATTTTGGCGCAATCGTTACCGCTGTTTCCAGTGCCGCCAAGCACGATTTGCTACGTTCGCTCGGCGCTGATCAGGTGCTAGATTACGCTAAAGATGATTTTGCTCGCAACGGTCAGCTGTATGATCTGATTTTGGGGGTCAATGGTCATCGCTCAATTTTCGACTATAAACGCAGTTTAGCGCCTCAAGGCCGCTATGTGATGGTTGGCGGCGAAATGAGCCAGATTTTTCAGGCGATCGCCTTGGGTAAATTGCTCTCAATTGGTAGCCAAAAACAGCTGAGTAACTTGTTTGCCAAGCCCAACCAAACCGATTTGGCCAAAATTGGCTTTTTGCTAGCCAACGGCGATATCAAAGCGATGATCGATCAGCGCTATCCGCTAGCAGAAGCTCCCGCTGCGATGCGTTATCTCCAAGCTGGCCATGCCAAGGGCAAAATTATGATCGAACTACAAGCCACTACAGTTCAAAGCTTGGAGCAAACGGTATGA
- a CDS encoding NAD(P)-dependent alcohol dehydrogenase encodes MKAMLCTGYGSPEVLQFGETSKPTPKANELLIRVQAACVTPSDCAFRKGDPFMIKLMYGLRRPKFQILGVEFAGTVEAIGPAVQRFKVGDQVFGMSPNSFGSYGEYLCLAEDKPIAKQPSNVSAAEAVAICDGASTSLLFLRDAAKLQAGQQILINGASGAVGIYAVQLAKYYGATVTAVCSAANHELVKHYGADYVIDYTSSDFTQSQQRYDVVFDAIGKSSYGRCKQLLTPNGIYLMTVPTLGIMLNMLWTSFGKGKKAKFAATGLNQKPSNIEFLAELIGAGQLKAVIDRRYRLADLVEAHRYVETGRKKGNVVIEL; translated from the coding sequence ATGAAAGCAATGCTCTGCACAGGTTATGGTTCGCCCGAGGTCTTGCAATTTGGTGAAACCAGCAAGCCAACTCCCAAAGCCAATGAGTTATTGATTCGAGTGCAAGCCGCTTGCGTTACACCGTCCGATTGTGCCTTTCGCAAGGGCGATCCATTTATGATCAAGTTGATGTATGGCCTGCGCCGACCAAAATTTCAAATTCTGGGTGTTGAATTTGCTGGCACGGTTGAGGCGATTGGCCCAGCAGTCCAACGCTTCAAGGTTGGCGATCAAGTCTTTGGGATGAGTCCTAATAGTTTTGGTAGCTACGGCGAATATCTATGTTTAGCCGAAGACAAGCCGATTGCCAAGCAGCCAAGCAACGTGAGCGCCGCCGAAGCTGTGGCAATTTGCGATGGCGCAAGCACCTCGTTACTTTTTCTGCGTGATGCCGCCAAACTGCAAGCTGGCCAACAGATTTTGATTAATGGTGCATCGGGAGCGGTTGGTATTTACGCAGTGCAATTGGCTAAATATTATGGCGCGACAGTTACCGCCGTGTGTAGCGCCGCCAACCATGAGCTGGTCAAGCACTACGGTGCTGATTACGTGATCGATTACACCAGCAGCGATTTTACCCAAAGCCAACAACGCTACGATGTGGTTTTCGATGCAATTGGCAAAAGTTCGTATGGCCGGTGTAAACAGTTGCTCACACCCAACGGCATCTATCTTATGACTGTGCCAACCTTGGGCATTATGCTGAATATGCTTTGGACGAGCTTTGGCAAAGGTAAAAAAGCCAAGTTTGCCGCAACTGGGCTGAATCAGAAACCAAGCAACATCGAATTTTTGGCCGAATTGATTGGTGCAGGCCAGCTCAAAGCCGTGATCGATCGGCGTTATCGCTTGGCTGATCTAGTCGAAGCCCATCGTTATGTTGAAACTGGCCGCAAAAAAGGCAACGTGGTCATCGAACTATGA
- a CDS encoding NAD(P)-dependent alcohol dehydrogenase: protein MKAAIYQQFGPPEVLHIRELPRPSPKANEILIKIQATTVTAEDPRQRSGKFQWLLWLPARAIFGFRKPKKSILGFELAGEVSAVGAEVSRFKAGDQVYGLTGLGFGAYAEYICLAETAVLAQKPAELSYAQAASLPNGALTSVVFLHNKAKLRQGDHVLIYGASGSVGTAAVQIAKAMGATVSAVCSAKNSELVRELGADQVFDYRQEDFSQHRQRYDVIFDTVGKTQLGVFKRLLKPNGRYLLTEFGLAAIGQMLWTSLFGTKKVIGAASNMHWRSTDLDFLNQLVASGSLQAVIDRQYSLSEIVAAHHYVETGHKVGNVVIEV from the coding sequence ATGAAAGCTGCAATCTACCAACAATTTGGGCCACCTGAGGTTTTGCACATTCGTGAGCTGCCAAGGCCCAGTCCGAAAGCCAACGAAATTCTGATTAAGATTCAGGCAACCACGGTTACTGCCGAAGATCCGCGCCAACGTTCTGGTAAGTTCCAATGGTTGTTATGGCTACCAGCACGGGCTATTTTTGGCTTTCGCAAGCCTAAAAAATCAATTTTGGGCTTTGAATTAGCGGGCGAGGTTAGCGCAGTTGGAGCCGAGGTTAGCCGTTTCAAGGCTGGCGATCAGGTGTATGGGCTAACTGGCTTAGGGTTTGGGGCTTACGCTGAATATATTTGTTTGGCTGAAACTGCGGTGCTTGCCCAAAAACCCGCCGAGCTGAGCTATGCCCAAGCTGCCAGCTTACCAAATGGCGCATTGACATCGGTAGTGTTCTTGCACAACAAAGCTAAATTGCGCCAAGGCGACCATGTACTGATCTATGGAGCATCAGGCTCGGTTGGCACGGCAGCCGTGCAAATTGCCAAAGCTATGGGAGCAACCGTTAGTGCAGTATGTAGCGCCAAAAATAGCGAACTCGTGCGCGAACTAGGGGCTGATCAGGTATTTGATTATCGTCAAGAAGATTTTAGCCAGCATCGCCAACGTTACGATGTAATTTTCGACACCGTTGGTAAAACCCAACTTGGTGTATTCAAACGCTTGCTCAAACCCAATGGACGCTATCTTTTAACCGAATTTGGCTTAGCAGCCATTGGCCAAATGCTCTGGACAAGCCTATTTGGCACTAAAAAAGTTATTGGTGCTGCCTCAAACATGCATTGGCGTAGCACCGATTTAGATTTTCTCAATCAATTAGTTGCATCAGGATCATTGCAGGCAGTGATTGATCGCCAGTATTCGCTGAGCGAGATTGTGGCAGCCCATCACTATGTTGAAACTGGCCATAAAGTTGGCAACGTGGTGATTGAGGTTTAA